The Oculatellaceae cyanobacterium genomic interval GATATAGCACTCTTATGTATAGGTTAGGACTATAAGTGTAGAGGTATAGCAACTGCCAAGGCGCAAAAGCGCAAGTTTTAGAGTTCAAACCTATACAATGCAAGCTGTTTAAAAAGCTAATTGCGCTCAAGCTAACTGCTAACTGCTATAAAACTTAGAAATTCCCTGGAAATTGAACAGCTAACTGCTAATAGCTAACCGCTAACTGCTATATTATGTCCGGTGAAATAACCATAATATCGTAGGGCTAAATGTGCATTTATTAATTCCAGCCGCAGGAATGGGGCGTAGGATGGGGAGTAACCGCAATAAACTCCTGCTAACATTACTCGGTAAACCTTTGCTTGCTTGGACGCTGATCGCTGCGGAAGCATCCCCCGATTTAAACTGGATTGGGATTATCTCTCAACCTTCCGATTGGGAAGATATCAAAGATATCCTTGCACAAGTATCACTGACTAAACCTGTGGAACTGATTAACGGTGGCGAAACCCGTCAGGAGTCGGTTTACAATGGATTGCAAGCACTACCAGATAATGCTGAAAGAGTATTAATACATGATGGTGCTAGGTGCTTGGCGACACCAGATTTATTTAATCGCTGTGGGGAAGCTTTGCTGAGTTGTGACGGTTTGATTGCAGCTATCTCCGTCAAAGATACTATTAAAGTAGTTAATCAAGATGGCATAATTCAAAGTACACCCGATCGTAGTCAACTTTGGGCAGCACAAACACCTCAAGGATTTAATGTTCCGTTGCTGAAACAATGTCACGATCAAGGTCGTCAGTTAGGGTGGGAAGTTACAGATGATGCTGCATTATTTGAAAAATGCGGTTTTCCGGTGCGGATTGTGGAGGGAGAGGAGACGAATCTGAAGGTGACTACTCCAGTAGATTTAGCGATCGCAGAGTTTATTCTCCGTCAGCGTTTAAAATAGAATGATAATTCATTCGGTTTCATTAACTTGTGGGGTTTAAGTCCGCGTCTGCGGACTTTTTTATTTTGTTGGTTTTTCCGTACTTAATATTAACGCTTTCTTACAGGCTGAAGCCTGAAGCTATACAAACAAAGCCCGCCTGCCGAGGCTCACGCATTAACCGCCTTGGTAGTTGCCATATAATTTATCCATCAACATAAAAATTGTCTATGACATTCGATATCTATTCTGTTGACTTAAAAAAATTAAACTCTCTTACTAAATATCCTTCAATTCCCACTTATCATGCTCTTGGAGAGAGAGGCAAACTATCTGAAGCTGTACAAGTTAATTTTGCCAATCAATTTATAATCGGAACAGAAAAGATTGATGGAACAAATGCTAGAATCATTTGTTTTCCAGAAGGTTATATTTTAGGCAGTAGAGAGGAATTACTTTATGCAAAGGGTGACTTAATTGGCAATCCAGCAATGGGTATTGTAGAAGCTTTAAAACCTCTAGCAGAGCGTATATACAACAAAACTGTATCAAACTCAATCACTGTATATTATTTGGAATTTTACGGCGGAAAGATCACTACAGCAAGTAAAAACTATACCAGTAAAGGTACTACTGGTTATAAGTTGTTTGACTGTGCATTGATTCAAAACCCTGAAGCTTTATTAACTAGGCGGTTAGAAGATATTTCTTTAGAGCGTGAAAAAGGTGGAAAGTATTTTTTACCAGAAGAATCACTTAGTATAACAGCAAAAGATATCAATGTTGAATTAACTCCTCGATTATTTGAGGCAGATGGCGCTGAATTTCCTCAAGACATACAAGCAACATATAAACTACTGTCAGATTACTCAAAAAGCTTGAGCGTTCTGGATTCTAATTCAAAAGGAAAGTCTGAGGGAGTTGTGCTCAGAACCAAAGATAGAAAAGCGATCGCCAAGCTGAGATTTCAAGACTACGAAAGAACCCTAAATTTAAAAACAAAAAATCAGTCTTAATTATTTTTTGTAAAAACAATAATAATTTCTTGGTTTTTACACCTTTGTAAATGCTACTGCACACCAACAAAACCAAACAGTTTGGCGAACCCGCCCAAAATAGCGACAATCAACCCAATTAAAACGCCACGACTGATAAATTCTTGATTGTCTATCCGCTTGCTAACTCCGTCTACCTTTTCCTCTAACTTGGCTACACCTACCTTTATGTCTGTAATGTCCTTGCTGAGATTATCGATCTTAGTATCGAGTTTATCTAAGCGTTGGTCAATTTTATTTAAAATTTCCTTGAGGTCTGATTCAATAGTTACTGACATTTCTAACTCCAATAATCTCAACTCAATCAGTTAATCTAGAGATACGCGCATACTAAGTCTCTAGATTAATGAGCAATGGTCAGGAATGAAGAGCGTTTATTTTCACCCAACTACTTACCCATGCTATCCCAAGTTTCAGTAGTTATCCCCATATACAATGGAGAGGCAGATTTACCAGACTTAATAAACTGCCTCAATGCACAAACTTATCCCGCAGAGCAAGTAGAGTATTTATTAGTAGATAATAATAGTACCGATCGCACTCCTACCATCCTACAAACAGCCATTGAACAATCGTCTAAGCAAAAAATAAATTTTCGCTTGCTTAGTGAAACAAACATTCAAAGTTCTTATGCTGCTCGTAATACAGGTATTAAAGCATCTATAGGTGAAATAATAGCTTTTACCGATGCCGATTGTCGCCCCGACCCGAATTGGTTACAATCATTAATCCAGCCATTTGTCAACATTAAAATTGGAATGGTAGCAGGTGAAATTATCGCTTTACCTGGGGAAACATTGCTAGAAAAACACGCTGATAAAGGCAATGTGTTATCTCAAAAACATACTTTAGCACATCCTTTTTATCCCTACGGTCAAACTGCCAATTTAGCAATTCGCAAACAAGTATTTGAACAGGTAGGTTTATTCCGCCCTTACCTTACGACTGGTGGCGATGCTGATATTTGCTGGCGTATCCAAATGCACAGTGATTGGAAGCTAGATTTTGCACCATCAGCTATTGTGAAACATCGACACCGTAGCACATTAAAAGAATTGCAAAGTCAATGGCGGCGGTATGGAAGCTCAAATCGCTACTTGCATGAACTTCACGGCGTAGATTTGATGCGGGAGTTAAGTTTATCAGAATATTTGCATCGAATAGTTAGATGGTTAGTGAAAGAATTACCAGTTAATTCTATTAAAGCGATCGCGGGTAAGGCTAACTTTGTAGATTTGTTGAGTACTCCGATTGATTTACTCAATACGAGAGCTAGATCTGCTGGTCAAAAAGCCGCAAAACTACCAGAAACCGCTAAACAAATTGAGCATCTATTAGATTGCAAATGATAGGCTTTAATAATTGGATAATTAACCACAGATAAACACAGATGGGTTAACTGATTTTTGTAATAATTAGACTAACTTAAAATATGCTGTAAGTATGAAAATCCAACAAAAGCATCTTTGGCCATTAACGATTGAAGAAGCGATCGCAATTCAGCAACAACTGTGCCTAGAAATAACTACTGAGGATAACTTTGGTACAGTCCAATATGTTGCTGGTGTGGATGTTGGTTATAAAGATGGTGGCGAAACTACGCAAGCTGCTGTTGCTGTGCTGAGTTTTCCAGACTTGCAGCTAAAAGCACAGGCTATAGCACGTCGCCCTACCACATTTCCTTATGTGCCAGGATTTCTTTCCTTTAGAGAAATTCCAGCAGTATTAGACGCACTTGAAAAAGTAGCGATCGCACCTGATTTAATATTATGTGATGGTCATGGAATAGCGCATCCCCGCCGATTTGGGATTGCTTGCCATTTGGGTTTATTGGTAGATGTACCTACAATTGGTGTCGGCAAATCTTTGTTTGTGGGTAAGCATGATGATATACCAGAAGAACGAGGAACTTGGCAACCATTGGTGTATCGAGGCGAAACAATTGGTGCTGTTTTGCGTACTCGTTTAGGTGTCAAGCCTATTTACGTTTCTAGTGGTAATCGCATCAGCTTGGCAACTGCACTAGAATATGTAATGCGCTGTACTCCCAAATACCGTTTGCCAGAAACAACTCGCTGGGCTGACAAACTCGCATCGGATAAACAGTAAATACGTTTCCCTCGTAGTTGTGATAAAAAATGTAGTTTTTTGCTCATTGGTCATTGTTACTTCTTATACTATCGAGATTTGAATAAATGATTAGTTTTACTTATCACCATAAAAACAGGAAAGCTAATATTCTTTTTAAGTTAGAGAAAGTAAAAACATTGGTGAGATTAGGGTATCGCTAAACGTGCAACCAGTGATTAAATATCAATACTTTTAAAATTCCTTTAAAATAACTAATGCTTGCTCCCTCGGATTTATCTTCATCTCAAACTATTGATCGTCATCCCCTGACAGTTCCCCCTGAAACTTTAGTTTCTGAAGTTGTGACACTGATGAGCCAAGCACGTGCTAGCTGTGTCCTAGTTACTCAACAACAAAAGTTAGTGGGTATCTTCACAGAACGGGATGTGGTCAAAATGACCGCCGCAGGTATGGCATTAGCAGATGTCGAGATTGCTGCTGTGATGACTAAACAATTAATCACACTCAAAGAATCTGCTGCAAACAATGCTTTAAGTGTAGTTTCCATGCTACGCCAGCATGGGATACGTCATCTACCAGTAGTTAACGAACTTCAAGAACTAATTGGTATTGCTACACCTCAAAGTATTCGTGAAATTCTGCAACCTGCTGATTTATTAAAATTAAGATTAGTAGCTGACGTAATGACAAATGAGGTAGTTAAAGCCTCCATTACTGCATCAGTGTTTGATTTAGCGCAATTAATGGCTGCGCATCAAGTTAGCTGTATTGTGATTGTCAATGATGACACGCAGCAGAATTTAATCCCAGTTGGAATTGTTACAGAACGCGATATTGTGCAAATGCAAGCGATGGGTGTGGACTTCACCTCTGCTACAGCAGAAATGGTGATGAGTAGTCCTTTATTCCCAACAAAACAGAGTCAAAATCTCTGGTATGCACATCAACAAATGATCAAGTACCGCATCCGGCGATTAGTTGTGGTTGGAGATGACGGGGAACTGGTAGGAATTGTGACGCAAAGTAGCTTGCTGCAAATTTTTGACCCCTTAGAAATGTTTGAATCGCTAAATGCGTTACAGCAATTGGTGGAAGAAAGGACTAGCGAGTTGCGAGTTGTTAATGAGAAACTACAGGGTGAAGTTATCCAACGCCAACAAGCACAAGTTGCACTTCAACATCAAATGTCTTCTGAACGACTGATGGGAGCAATTGCGACTCGTATCCGTCAATCTTTAAACTTAGAGGAGATTCTGAATACAACTGTCCAAGAAGTCCAGCAATTTTTGGGATGTGACAGAGTTTTACTGTATCAGATTTTTCCCAATAATACTGGAATGGTTGTTACTGAGGCAGTAAATCCCAGTTGGTATCCAATTTTAGGAAAAGTTTTTCCGCCAGAAGTATTTCCCGAAGAGTATCATCAACAATATATTCAAGGTAAGATTAGTGCGATCGCCAACGTAGAAAACGGTGAAGTCATACCTTGCTTAATTGAGTTTCTGCAAAACTTGCACGTCAAAGCAAAGCTTGTAGTTCCAATTATTAAAGAAGAACAACTTTGGGGGTTACTAATTGCTCATCACTGTAGCGCACCCAGAAAATGGCAGCAATTAGAAATTGATTTATTAGAACAACTAGCCACACATATTGCGATCGCCTTAAAACAATCTCAACTTTATCAGCAAGTTCAAACGGAATTAATTGAGCGTCAACGCGCAGAAGAAAAGCTTCAACAATTAGCAACACTACTGCAACAGGCTAATGACGAACTAGAGCTTAGGGTAGATCAACGTACAACCGAATTACAGCATACTTTAGCACAATTACAAACAGAAATTGCCGAGCGTAAACGAGCAGAAGCCGAACTTGCCAAAGCTTTAGAAAAAGAGAAAGAACTAAGTACACTCAAATCTCGCTTTGTCACCATTGCCTCCCATGAGTTCCGTACACCGTTAGCAACAATCCTCATTGCTACTGAATTACTAAAAAACTTTGGTTATAAATTCAGCGAAGAAAAAAAGAATAAACAATTTCATAATATCAAAACTGCTGTTAAACAAACTACTAACTTACTAGATGAACTACTTTTAATTAGTAAAACCTCATCAGGAAGAATTGAATTTAACCCCAGACCTCTCAATCTTGAAGAGTTTTGTCGCGATATTTTGGAAGAAATAGAACTAATTCAAGGACAAAAACATACCTTTATCTTTGATTGCCAGGGAGAATGCTCTAACGTAGAAATGGATGAAAAACTTCTCCGGCAAATGCTGACCAATTTACTATCTAATGCCGTTAAATACTCCCCTAATGGTGGGAAGATTAATTTCCATCTAGCTTGTGAAAATCAACAGGCAATTTTGAAGATTCAAGATCAAGGAATTGGTATTCCTGTTATAGACAGAGAAAGATTATTTGAAATATTCCATCGGGGTAGTAATATTGGTGCTATCCCTGGCACTGGGCTAGGTAATACAATTATTAAGAATGCTGTAGAAACACATGGCGGAATGATTACACTTGAAAGTGAAGTAGATGTAGGGACAACCTTCATTGTTTATCTTCCTACCAGTCAAGTTCGCGGTGAAATTAGTTGTAATAGCCCAGTCGAGCCGAACAATGTTTAATATGACCAAACTAAAATTTTTAACAGTAGAGACGCAAAATTTTGCGTCTCTACAAGGGTTATTTTAGGAATCAACCAATTATTCTCTGAAGTATTTATTAAAAAATCAAGGGGTAATCATGGCTGAACTAACTTTAACATGGACAGAACAACATCAGCACAAAAGTCAAACCATTGTTGCTCAACAGCCAAGTAAACATCCTGGCACTGTGCGTATTGGTCGTGATCCAGCCCGTTGCGACATAGTTTTGACAGATCCGACTGTATCTGGGTTACATATAGAAATATTTTTTAATTCTCAGCAACAAAACTTTTATTTGCGTAACTTACGATCAACTAATCCAGCAGTGGTAGATGGTAAAGTTATTACTGCTGGTGAGGTGTCTTTAAGGCAAGGTAGTACTATTTATTTAGGGCAATTAGGGCTGAAAGTTATAACAGTTAATGCTGCTGACCTTGGAGTTCCAGCAACAATTGTAATTCCACAACAACCTGCTCATAGTATTAAGCAGACACATCTTCCAATTACTCAAGATTATGGTTTACGCTGTCCAAATTCTAAATGTGGTAAAACTTCACCTTATATACGGTTGGAATTAGGATGCCCTTGGTGTGGCACATCTTTAGCGGCGGCGGCAAGTGTTTTAATAAACAATTAACAATTATCAATTATCAATTATCAATGAAGAAAAGAAGTATTGCAAAAATCCGTTATACCATCTCTGTAGCCACAGGTAATCAATTAACAATTAACAATTATCAATGACCGATGACCGATGACTGATGACCGATGACCAATGACCAATGACCAATGACCAATAACGTTTTATGCAAATAACTTTGAGTTGGGAAGAACCAGCAACAGGGGAAAGGCGATCGCCAAATCTAAATATCCCCGTTGCTTTGGGGCGAGAATTTGCTCATATGCCCTCAGAATTCGGCAATCGTCGCGCCGCGCGGGTGGTTCTCAATAGTCTCGAAGTTTCTCGCTTCCATACCTTGATTGACCTAGAACAAGGCGCGGTGGTGGTATTTGATCAAAATAGCAGCAACGGTACGTTTGTTAATGGTCAACGCCAAATGCGGAGTAGTTTAAGCAATGGTGATACCCTCCAAATTGGCCCTTACCAAATCACAGTAACGTTTGCCGCACTTCCGACGCAAAAATTACCTGTATCTGGCAATTCGCAAATTTTCTTTAATCCAGACACAAATATACCAGACCCCAGACTTAATCAACCTGCACCTCAACCCGTACCAACAGGAAGTAGCTTTCCACCACCAGCTTTTCAAGCATTGCAAGTACAGGTGCAAGACTTACACGCAACTGGTTTACCAGTAGATGAAATTGACTATGCAACTATAGGCGCTGGGCTAGGTAGTTTTGTCTGGGTAGATTTGTTGCGAATTTATGGAGTAAAGTCTCAACAAATAGCAGCATTGGGAATGGAAGAACAGCCTTATGCCCGTTATAAAAGACTTTGTTTAAATTCTCAAATACCTTTGCATGAAAGGTTACGATCAAACTCAGATTCTTGCCCTGATAATATTTGGGGATGGCCTAGTTATGCTTTGCGGGAAGTCTGGCACGATTTTTCTAAGGGGCAAGTCAACACTCAAACGTTTAAATATTTATGGCAGGTATTTTCTGAACCTACGTTTGCTGATACTTACACGCCGCGTGCGGGAAATGTATTTGACTCAATTGATCGAGAAACAGTTAGGATTGGTTGGCAGCAAATGTTCCGTTATGCTAGAGTGCGGGCAATTCGCCAAACCGCAGATGGGCGATATGCGATCGCATATTCCCGCCAAGGCCCTCACAACTATGCTTTTCTGATTGCCCGTAACGTACACTTAGCAACAGGATATCCCGCAATTCAATTTCTCCCAGATTTGCAAGCTTATCGGGAACAAACTCAAGATTTTCTATCAGTAGTTAATGCTTACGAAGACCATCATCACGTATATGAACACTTAGAACGTCATGGCGGTACTGTATTAATTCGTGGTCGGGGAATTGTTGCTTCTAGAATTGTGCAGCGAATTTATGAAGCACGACAACATAACCAGAATATTGCATTGTTGCATTTAATGCGATCGCCTAAACCCCAAGGTAACAAATTTGGCAAATCGCAACGTCAAGTAGAAAATCACTATGAATTTCAACCGTTTAATTGGCCAAAAGCTACTTGGGGCGGTGAACTTAAGGCAGTTTTAGAAAAAGCTGATCCACAAAAAAGACCAAGCTTATTAGCAGACTGGGGCGGAACTACTACCGCAGATAGAGGAGATTGGAAAAGAATTGTTCAACAAGGAATTAATCAAGGTTGGTATCAAATTACTTTTGGTGAAGTCGAAAAGGTAGAGCGCGATCCTAAGAATAATTGCACAGTTACTTATATTCAAGAAAAAGGCATGAAAGGACAAATGCGCCTAGAAGCTGACTTTATTATTGATGCTACAGGTCTTGATGCCAAAGTTAAAACTAACCCTTTACTTGATGATTTAGTAACACACTACAACTTACCATTAAATCACTTAGGACGTTTAGTAATCTCTGAGGAATTTGAATTAGTAGAAATGCGTAATCAAAAAGGCAGAATGTATGCTGCTGGTGCAACAACATTAGGTAATTCTTACGCGCCAGTTGATAGCTTTTTGGGGTTGCAATACGCCGCTTTGCGTTCAGTTGATAGTTTAGCTTCAGCTAAATCACCAGGACTACATCGATTAAATGCTGTGAGTTCTTTAGGGCAGTGGTTAAAATGGTTATCTAATCAATCCCCGTGTTAATAAAGACTTATACCAATTTCATAAATAAAAGCGACAGACGTATTTTATAGGGACGCGATAGATTTCGTTTATACTTAATTTAAATTTAACTTAATGTTATTAATAAAATAATGTTTTTTTTAAATTTATAGCGTTATTGTAGGGTAAGAAAAACCCAGCTTTTGAAATACCTAATAAATGGGTATTTCAAAAGATAAATATTACTGAAATTTTCTACAATTTATGGAATTCTCAAGACGGAAGTTTTTTGCCTTGGCGGGTTCAACTGCGGCGGGTACTGTGGCCTTATCTTCTCTACAAGCCTTTTATAGCAAAAAAGCGCTCGCTGCTGGCCCGTATGGAAATCTCGTAGCAGATCCCAAAGGTGTATTGGATTTGCCTGCTGGATTTACTTATGTCAGGCTTTCTGAGACTGGTCAAACCATGACTGATAGCTATAAAGTGCCTGGAGGTCATGATGGCATGGCTGCATTCGATGGTGGAAACGGCAACACGATTTTAATCCGCAATCACGAACTCGCTCCAACTTCTAGCAATGGCTTGGCAGCGCCTAATACTAAAAAGTACGACACTCAAGGGAGAGGCGGTTGTACCAAGCTGATCGTTTCCCCCAATCGTACATTAATCAGCCATTATGGTGTACTAGCTGGAACCTACCGCAACTGTGCTGGCGGCCCCACTCCTTGGGGTTCTTGGCTGAGTTGCGAAGAAAGTTTTGAGGTTGGCAATAAAAAGCACGGCTATATTTTTGAAGTTCCCAGTACTGCTACAACTTTTGTGACTCCAGTAGCACTAACAGCAATGGGGCGTTTTAATCACGAAGCGGCGGCTGTAGATCCCAATACTGGTTATGTTTATCTCACAGAAGATAGAGGAGATGGTCTGTTCTACCGCTTTGTTCCAAGTGTGAGAAACAACTTAAGCGGCGGAGGTTCTTTGTATGCTTTAAAAATTACTGGTTCACCTGGAGTAAATACTGCTACTAATTTCCCTAAAAATACTCCTAAAGCTACGGAATGGGTAAAAATTGACACCCCAGATCCTGCCAATGACACTGTTAGAACAGAAGGATTTAACAAGGGTGCGGCAAGATTTTCGGGTGGGGAAGGAATTTTTTATGGTAGCGGTTACGTGTACTTTACTTGTAAAAGTGGCGGCAGTTCTGGAGATGGGCAAATCTGGCGCTACAGTCCTACTAACAATACTGTTGAGTTATACATTGAACCCAATAATTCTGGAATATTAGATAACCCAGATAATATTGTTCTCCACCCCAATAGAGATATATTCCTTTGCGAAGATGGAGATGGCACAGATTACATTTTGGGCATCACTTCTAGCGGCACACTTTATAAGTTTGCTAAAAATGCTTTGAATACATCCGAGTTTGCCGGAGTTTGCTTTTCGCCGGACGGTCAAACTATGTTTGTAAATATGCAAACCCCTGGTATTACTTTTGCGATTCGGGGAACTTGGTAACATTAGCTGTTATATTTTGCGTAAGTCCTGATTATATAGAACTTACGCAAATCCAACTACGTGCGGAATTAGAGCCTATCTTTCAAAATAATTAATCACAGAAAATATTGATATTTATCTGCGTAGCCTACGGCAAGCACTGACGCACTATATCTGCGGTTAAAATCTCCTCAAAGCACTTTTTCGATAGGCTCTTAGTGAAAAAATGTTCATGTAAGAACATTTTTATTTCCTCTGCTTCTTCTGCTTTCCGTGCAAAGGCAACTGTCTTAATTTATCTCGGAACAATTGTTGAGAAAAGAGCATCTATAAAACTAGGGCGCTTATGCTCAACAATATCCTCTAGTAGCAAAGGCGATCGCGATCGTGAAAACACAAAAATATTGGATACTTATTCCAAGTATCATAGCTTTAATTTTTAGTAGCACTGGTACTGCTGTGAGTGGTTCAGTTATCGCACTGAATCCAGGGTTCAAAGAAGATCCCATGATTTTTAGTGGTAAATCTGGTGGAACAAAGCAAACGTCCGATTGTGGGAAAGTTGCAGCTACACCCAACCATCAGATCAAAATGAATCAGGATTTTCAATATCTGCGCTTTAGCTTAAAAAGTTCTGGTAAGCCGACTTTGTTAATTCAGGAACCAGGCGGAAAGAGAACCTGTTTATTAGCAGACAGTTTATCTGAAGGTAGTATTGAGTCGCCTGGTTATTGGAAGCAAGGGATGTACTCGATTTATATAGGCGATCGCGACGGGAAAACTAATCAGTACACCCTATCTCTTACTCAGAAAAATAACTAATTAGGTTTTAATTAAACCAAATCAAGTTGTAAATTTGATAGATTTTCCTCGTTGATTGCGTACTATTAGTAAATAGCTGTATTTGGCAAAACTGACTTGAATTTGCTCAATTCTCTGCGTGAATTTGCCTTTAACTTGTAGCTGCCTGGCTTTAATCCTCTAATTGAGATACTTGCACTTCTACGGCTTCCACATCAATCGTGCCAGGAAGTGTCAGACGTTCAAAATGATCCTTCTCGGCTTTGAGAGTTTCTCCACAGCTAGGACAGTCAAACTGCGTGCGATTAAAGCCTGTAAATTCATAGCTACACACAGGACATTGGCTAATAACAACGTTACGCTGCAACCACCAACGAAAACCCAAGAACCCGATTACTGGCGCGATCAAAATTAGCGCCAACAAAATTACAAAAGACTTAACCAGCCAACCTAGTCCGATCATTCCGAGCAACCAAATTGCTGCCACGATGAAGAGCCAAGATTTAATTCCAGAAAGGTTAAGCTGAAATATTGGGGAGCTATTCTGGTTCATAACGAATTCCTATAATTTAGTATTTAATCAACAATTTAAGTCTAGTCCAGATTGAAATATTTTAAGAGCGATCGCTATCTTAAAGGATGCTGGTTACTTTAACATCCCACTTGATCAATCAGTTGTTTTAACTGCTGGGTGAGTGCATCTTTACTAAAAGCAGCTAGAGTTTGTTTTCGTATCCACTCCCTATCACAACGCCCGTCGCTGCCTTGCAACATCTCAATACAAGCTACAGCAACAGCTTCAGGATCTCGATGAGGAACACGCCAGCCAAGCCTTCCATCTTGGAGAGGATCAGCCGAACCATCATCATCACCAGCTAGTACAGGAATACCACAAGCCATTGCTTCTAGATAAACAATTCCAAAACCTTCTTGGGAAGGCATGATGTAAGCATCAGCAACGCGGTAATGTTCTACTAAAGCATCTGTGGGTACAAAACCAGCAAAAATAACTTTGTCTGCTACCCCTAAATCTTCAGCCAACTGTGCTAAACGAGGTTGATCGTCTCCACGCCCAATTACTAAATACTTAACTTCGGGAAACACCTGCAAGATTTTCGGCAATGCCCGAATGGTAACATCGACACCTTTATAAATATCCCCAGACCATAATCGAGCTACAGTCATC includes:
- the ispD gene encoding 2-C-methyl-D-erythritol 4-phosphate cytidylyltransferase, which produces MHLLIPAAGMGRRMGSNRNKLLLTLLGKPLLAWTLIAAEASPDLNWIGIISQPSDWEDIKDILAQVSLTKPVELINGGETRQESVYNGLQALPDNAERVLIHDGARCLATPDLFNRCGEALLSCDGLIAAISVKDTIKVVNQDGIIQSTPDRSQLWAAQTPQGFNVPLLKQCHDQGRQLGWEVTDDAALFEKCGFPVRIVEGEETNLKVTTPVDLAIAEFILRQRLK
- a CDS encoding RNA ligase family protein encodes the protein MTFDIYSVDLKKLNSLTKYPSIPTYHALGERGKLSEAVQVNFANQFIIGTEKIDGTNARIICFPEGYILGSREELLYAKGDLIGNPAMGIVEALKPLAERIYNKTVSNSITVYYLEFYGGKITTASKNYTSKGTTGYKLFDCALIQNPEALLTRRLEDISLEREKGGKYFLPEESLSITAKDINVELTPRLFEADGAEFPQDIQATYKLLSDYSKSLSVLDSNSKGKSEGVVLRTKDRKAIAKLRFQDYERTLNLKTKNQS
- a CDS encoding glycosyltransferase, with translation MVRNEERLFSPNYLPMLSQVSVVIPIYNGEADLPDLINCLNAQTYPAEQVEYLLVDNNSTDRTPTILQTAIEQSSKQKINFRLLSETNIQSSYAARNTGIKASIGEIIAFTDADCRPDPNWLQSLIQPFVNIKIGMVAGEIIALPGETLLEKHADKGNVLSQKHTLAHPFYPYGQTANLAIRKQVFEQVGLFRPYLTTGGDADICWRIQMHSDWKLDFAPSAIVKHRHRSTLKELQSQWRRYGSSNRYLHELHGVDLMRELSLSEYLHRIVRWLVKELPVNSIKAIAGKANFVDLLSTPIDLLNTRARSAGQKAAKLPETAKQIEHLLDCK
- the nfi gene encoding deoxyribonuclease V (cleaves DNA at apurinic or apyrimidinic sites), with product MKIQQKHLWPLTIEEAIAIQQQLCLEITTEDNFGTVQYVAGVDVGYKDGGETTQAAVAVLSFPDLQLKAQAIARRPTTFPYVPGFLSFREIPAVLDALEKVAIAPDLILCDGHGIAHPRRFGIACHLGLLVDVPTIGVGKSLFVGKHDDIPEERGTWQPLVYRGETIGAVLRTRLGVKPIYVSSGNRISLATALEYVMRCTPKYRLPETTRWADKLASDKQ
- a CDS encoding CBS domain-containing protein — protein: MLAPSDLSSSQTIDRHPLTVPPETLVSEVVTLMSQARASCVLVTQQQKLVGIFTERDVVKMTAAGMALADVEIAAVMTKQLITLKESAANNALSVVSMLRQHGIRHLPVVNELQELIGIATPQSIREILQPADLLKLRLVADVMTNEVVKASITASVFDLAQLMAAHQVSCIVIVNDDTQQNLIPVGIVTERDIVQMQAMGVDFTSATAEMVMSSPLFPTKQSQNLWYAHQQMIKYRIRRLVVVGDDGELVGIVTQSSLLQIFDPLEMFESLNALQQLVEERTSELRVVNEKLQGEVIQRQQAQVALQHQMSSERLMGAIATRIRQSLNLEEILNTTVQEVQQFLGCDRVLLYQIFPNNTGMVVTEAVNPSWYPILGKVFPPEVFPEEYHQQYIQGKISAIANVENGEVIPCLIEFLQNLHVKAKLVVPIIKEEQLWGLLIAHHCSAPRKWQQLEIDLLEQLATHIAIALKQSQLYQQVQTELIERQRAEEKLQQLATLLQQANDELELRVDQRTTELQHTLAQLQTEIAERKRAEAELAKALEKEKELSTLKSRFVTIASHEFRTPLATILIATELLKNFGYKFSEEKKNKQFHNIKTAVKQTTNLLDELLLISKTSSGRIEFNPRPLNLEEFCRDILEEIELIQGQKHTFIFDCQGECSNVEMDEKLLRQMLTNLLSNAVKYSPNGGKINFHLACENQQAILKIQDQGIGIPVIDRERLFEIFHRGSNIGAIPGTGLGNTIIKNAVETHGGMITLESEVDVGTTFIVYLPTSQVRGEISCNSPVEPNNV
- a CDS encoding FHA domain-containing protein — its product is MAELTLTWTEQHQHKSQTIVAQQPSKHPGTVRIGRDPARCDIVLTDPTVSGLHIEIFFNSQQQNFYLRNLRSTNPAVVDGKVITAGEVSLRQGSTIYLGQLGLKVITVNAADLGVPATIVIPQQPAHSIKQTHLPITQDYGLRCPNSKCGKTSPYIRLELGCPWCGTSLAAAASVLINN
- a CDS encoding FHA domain-containing protein codes for the protein MQITLSWEEPATGERRSPNLNIPVALGREFAHMPSEFGNRRAARVVLNSLEVSRFHTLIDLEQGAVVVFDQNSSNGTFVNGQRQMRSSLSNGDTLQIGPYQITVTFAALPTQKLPVSGNSQIFFNPDTNIPDPRLNQPAPQPVPTGSSFPPPAFQALQVQVQDLHATGLPVDEIDYATIGAGLGSFVWVDLLRIYGVKSQQIAALGMEEQPYARYKRLCLNSQIPLHERLRSNSDSCPDNIWGWPSYALREVWHDFSKGQVNTQTFKYLWQVFSEPTFADTYTPRAGNVFDSIDRETVRIGWQQMFRYARVRAIRQTADGRYAIAYSRQGPHNYAFLIARNVHLATGYPAIQFLPDLQAYREQTQDFLSVVNAYEDHHHVYEHLERHGGTVLIRGRGIVASRIVQRIYEARQHNQNIALLHLMRSPKPQGNKFGKSQRQVENHYEFQPFNWPKATWGGELKAVLEKADPQKRPSLLADWGGTTTADRGDWKRIVQQGINQGWYQITFGEVEKVERDPKNNCTVTYIQEKGMKGQMRLEADFIIDATGLDAKVKTNPLLDDLVTHYNLPLNHLGRLVISEEFELVEMRNQKGRMYAAGATTLGNSYAPVDSFLGLQYAALRSVDSLASAKSPGLHRLNAVSSLGQWLKWLSNQSPC